The Antechinus flavipes isolate AdamAnt ecotype Samford, QLD, Australia chromosome X, AdamAnt_v2, whole genome shotgun sequence DNA window CTGGCCTCAGCTTCCTGGACAGTGGCACTCCTGGTAACTGTTATTCCAGTTCTGACAGTACCTGTGAGTTTCTGCGGGAGAAATGCCATTAACCACTTCTCCTGTGAAGTCCAAGCCATTTTCAAACTGCTCTGCTCGGACACTACCTTGCTGGAGAGTCTGATGATGGCTTCTGCTACCATCTCCATGCCGGTGCCTTTGGCTTTCATCTTGACTTCCTACCTGCGCATTCTTGTAGCAGTCTTCAGAATTCGCCCCACAAAGGCTAGGCTCAAAGCTTTTTCCACCTGTGGCTCCCACTTGACCACGGTCATCATCTACTTTGGGACACTCATCTATATTTATTTGAAGCCTCAGAATAAAGAAGCTCAAGATCAAGACAAAATCTTCTCTATATTTTATGCAGCAGTGACTCCTATGTTAAATCCCCTTATTTATACTTTAAGAAACAAAGACATGAAATCTGCTCTCAGGAAAGTCACCTTAAGGACAAAATCTTGGTGGAAGATCTCATAATGATGTTCTCCATTGGACGGGCTAATAGGAATTTGGAGCTGACTGTGTTGGGCTTGATTGTAGCATTGAACTCAGTGAGTTACTGGGTCATGGGATATTCATCTAATCttgtaaaaaaatcttttcagtaCATTAGTAGTGAAATAAGAACTAGGAGGAGATACAGATGCACAAGATAACCCATATCTTCCAGGTGGTTCCAATCCAATATCAGGGCTAGGTGGGAGAGTGGACAGAAcctagaaatcaggaagatccatGTGTGATTCATGTCTTGGACACATTTTAGCTAGGTGGTCTTTAAGGTCCCTCCCATTGCTAAATCTCTGACTCTATGTACTTGGACACAGAGAAGCATAGACTGATGTATTAAGGGAAGTGAAGGAGAACTGAATAAACTTAGGTAGAATGatcattttttctattgtttcagcttacccatgagcaatttctatttctcccatttttaagatctttttaaaattgattttgtaattgttttcaaatAGTCCCTGTGTGTGTGTTAGCAGATACACTTGCACTTGAAAGTGCAATTAtattgtctataattattttaaatcagaGGTCTCTATCTTTTACTGCttattttgttggtaatatatagaaatgctgatgatttatgtatgtcatttttatatcctgtaacttcaCTACattgtttcaactaatttttagttgattctctagggttttctaaatatatctgcatatcatttgcaaattttttccttgttgcctatttttattccttcatttttttgttgcCTTATTACGATCACTATCATTTCTAGTACAGTATTGAACAATGGCACTGATAATAGCATTCTTGCTTCATCCTTGATTTTATTGAGAAGACTTCTAGCTTatttccattacagataatgcttgctgatggcttttgATAGATACTTCTTCCTATTTTAAGGAATGTCCCATTTATCCccatgctctctaatgtttttagtaGAAAGCATTGGCATAAATGGAGTCTTTCTTAGAATGataagtgagattttttttaaaatcaagaaacatTAAATACTTTGTAGGCTGTAAAGGAGGCAAGGATATGTCTTTGATATTGTTCTCAAAGAACTTTGAATTTAATTGAGTACAGAGAAGGAATAGTTATAGGAACCTAGACAGATAATTGGAAGGGACTTCCTAGATTATCTGGTCCAACCCTTCcttaaagagagaaggaaactgaggttcaggaatCAAAGTGATCTGTTTAATACCATGAAAGTATCAGAAGCAGGAATGAACTCAGGGCTTCTGACCAGGGGAAGGGCTCTCCCTCTTGTGCTATTCCCTAGGCCTTCTCAGAAAAGTACATAAATAACTATGATACATGAAAATGTTTGAGTGAGTGGGAGAAGGTGGCTCAGGACAAGGACTAGGGGGAATTGGAGGAGAGAGGAATCACATTCAGCTGGGTGAGTTATGTGTGGAGCAGGTGAGAGAAAGTTCATGCCCCATTTCCCACTGTGCACCCtgattttggatttttcttgtccCTTCCATCATGCCTTCCTTTTCCATCATTGGAAAATCTCATTGTGCTGGAAGCTTGAAACTGCCTGTCCCTCACATCTCATCAGCCTAGTCTTCTGAATAGACCCTTTGGGTGGTGGAGTGGTCAGAAGCTCCAAGACCTTTATTTAAAGAGAGGGACATCGAtggcttttttttcccacttactAGCAGCCACCCTTCTCTTGGGCTTCCCTGGACCTTTCCATCCTGCCCCTTTTGTGCCAGACACCTCTGCCACACCCCCTTCTTCAGcgtctttttatgtgttatccTCTCTTTCGAAGGacaactatttgcctcagtttcctcatctgtcaaatgatccaGAAAAAGCAACAGCACaccacttctgtatctttgccaagaatatcccaaatggggtcacgcaGAGTCagagaagactgaaaaatgactgaatgacttcCCCCTTTAGATGTAAGCTGTTTatgggcagggactatctttgtttttatctGGTTTTGTATCCTTCATgatcagcacagtgcctggcacagaatagtTTTATAATAAGtgttaattcattaattaaatgAGGTGGTATCTGAAACGGCTTAgaaggaatgaataaatatatgaagcatttattaagcacttgctatgtgctgATGTGGAACCACTGGCCAGAGCTAAGGACTTTGGTGACAAGGATTTTCCTTTCTAGGTCTTCAGTAGCTGTGGCTGTACTACTCACAGGGGTAGTGGTCAAGCTGCCTCTGCCTCTCCACAGGGGCTGTTCCTTCCACAGAAGGATAACTGAGGGAACTGGTCTGGAAACAAGGCTACTTCCAAGGCTCTTGGGTTCAGGGCTCTGGGATGTTTCTATCAGGGCTCAAGGGTATTGATTTGACTTTGCCTGGCACATGCAGTCTCCCGTCTGACCCTTAGGATTCCCTACTTCTTCACATAGGCTGTCTTACCTGCTTTGTGTGTGAAAGGAGGGATTTGGAGTGGGAGTGATGAGGCTAGTGGTTGAGAATTGGGGTAGGAAATCCCCTCTGGTTGGTCCAATGCGAAAGAAATCGCAAACCTTCAAAGTCTGTAtggcaaaagggaattttattgttcactaagaagccAGCCTGtcaggaagacagacttcttagtgggtaAGATCTTGTCAGGGAAATAATAAGGGTTAACacagaagagaatatcttcacagtgggcaagagtCCCAGCAGGCAGatttgccaagaagagagctttcttggcaagcataatcctgcttcggacttctgcaaagatttggagttcagagttgtcttttgtTATCAGTCTGAGGCTCGGGCTTCAATCAATGTCCTGAgtctagatttccagttgaaaagagagtacttATGTTGGAGTTTCCAGCCACTCAATAGGCTGAGATctccaattaaataaaattacttaaCTTGGGGAGGGCGTTGTTTGGGAAGGtatgcttttcccaggggagagcTTGAGATCCCAATCACCCTTCTTTtgcagattaaaggggacacagtttcaggggTCACCCCCATCAGGAGTCCATGAACAAAGGTCTAGAGGTGAGAGAGTAGAATAAGAGTATGGGCCAAAGTCATCTTTGTACGTGAAGACAATGATGACAGAAGGCTGAAAGGCTAGCTTGGCAGGTCTTAAATGATCAGGACTCCATACCTGATTCAGCAGGCTCCAAATGTATGTGGGTAAAATAATCATGGGATATGAGTAGTATGTTCGAAAGAATAGTCGGGAAATGGTGAAAAATGGATACAACAGCCTGCAAAATGACCAATGGAAAAGCACCAAAGTGGGAGGTAGGCAGTAACCTGCATAGTAATTAAGCTTCTGCTAATTTAATAAAGCTCTTAAGTGAGGATTAGCTAACATCAAAGATATTTTGCAAGACTTCAGCTGACTCCTCCATTTGCACACAGTTTATTGTAGATCAATTCTTGCTTACTTTAGCCACTGTAGGGTTAACTATTAACTATCCTAAACTATATcattgaataagcatttatgaagcacctactatttgcaaagcactgtgctcAACTTTGGGGGATACAAAACAGTCTATTCCctgaaggagtttataatctaatggggaagacaacgtgcaaacatatacacatacagacagCAAGCTGtgtacagaataaatagaagataattaacaaagggaaggaACCGGGATTAAGGCTGGGGAAGGCTTTCTCTAGAAGGTGGGATTTGGAGATCAACaggcagagataaagaggaagagtATTCTAGGCATAAAGagcagccagagaaaatacctaaaataaagaaaggctttgaatggccaattgaacattttatatttgatcttggaggtgctAGCCAGCCACTGagtgctctttctctctctctctgtctctctgtgtctctctagctttctttgtctccctcttcatctccatctccctctccccccttctccctccctccttctctccctccctctctctctctcgctctgtaTGAAACGTAATCAGACttataatttaggaaaatcactttggtgactgaaTGGGGAATGGATTGCAATGAAGAGAGACAGCAGACTgacccaccagcaggctattgcagaaagtgaggtgatgagggcttgtACCATAGTgggggcagtgtcagaggagaggaaCATATTCAAGAAATATTGCAAAAGTGATCAACCTATCAACAGATtgaatgggaaagagaaatcagggagggtgaaGAGTCCCAAATGGCTTCTaggtgtaatgctggagaaactgaggcaagatagacattggtttctaatattttaattgtgGAGAATTTAGACTAGCTGGCTGCATGGGAGTCTTGTCTCAGTGTAGTGCTCACTCATGCAGCAGTGAGCAAATAATGCAGGAAACCTTCGTGGGGTTTTGGCTATTGGAGAAACAAAGGCAGGAGGACGAGAACACTGGGGGAgcagacaagccataattccaggaaaggatcataacttaggCCTGACAGGATAAGGGTAAAGGGGGCAAGGACACTGGGTGAGCGGACAAAATAAGAAGGTCAAGGGCAGGAGACAACGAGGAGAGGGGCAATACTCAGAGGAGGAATTATCCCAGCAAACATTTGAGATAAAGCACCTGGAGTTTTAGGATTCAGTGGTATATAAGGCTTCGCTTCTTTTCTGACTTGAttctctcagtcctaatggcaaggaagggggggtggccataataattttattcagggcatagcataataattttaataattcaggGCATGACAATTCAGGGCATAACATAAGTTGCAAGCCTAAGGGACTGAGAAGATGCTATTGTtcttgacagtaatagggaagatGAATGAGGAGAATTTAGAGGAAAAATATTGTGTACAATTTGGGACCTAATGAGTTTAAGATGCCCACTGGGTATCCAGTTCCAGTTGTCTAAAAGGCAGTTGGGAATATTGACTGGAGATCAAGAGATAAGTAAGGGCAAGATAGGTAGATTGAAGAATCAtagcatagagatgatcattaaatccatgggagctgatgagatcattaagtgaaaaatataaagggaggagagaagagaaccCAGGACAAAACCCTGAAGGATACCTTTTTCGAAGGTGTAatgtggaggaggaaaaagacaaagaaggttTGATAGGTAGGAGTGTtgtccctcagtttccctaattgtcctgctcAGTTTCCCTCAAttgttctgcctcggtttccctaattgttaTGTCTCCGTTTCCCCAAttgttctgcctcggtttccctgaattgttctgcctcaatccccttagttgcaacccCCCCTCAGGTTCAGATAACTCAGGGCTACTTGCTctaggttataaattgtcaacgtgtaaactcaagataagggggagttcagacttcctggctcctaactcctcctgtcatcaagaatttatggtcctaccccccattatcattgttcttctttatcccaacttaccagaatgtctggtgcctccccacaccctgtcagaaccggattgatagTCTGTTTCTGCTCTCCatgctctgactctgcccctgcctcggCCTACCCTTGTAGCTGAGCCACCTgcatatatgtcattgagaactcacattcgcTGCAGGATGCtatggacatcagccctgggggcatcatgcccccagcacaatctctccctctcagaaatccaaataaattattaaaaaaaactctaatctctatcttgcctcggtttctccagcattacagaagAACCCGGTGAGACCCGAACTCaccagaaaaactggaaagaaatgaACCTCAAACAGGAAAGGATGCTCAACAATGTAAAAAGAGGAAGTGGGGTCAAGGAAAATAAGGGTTGGGAAAAGGCCATGAGATTTtgcaactaagagatcattagtaactttggagagtaATTTTGGTGGAATGATAAGGTCTGAAGCCAGTTTAtaatgcagtggttctcaaagtatggtctagagaatcctggggatctctgaaacccttttagaaggtctataaattcaaaaatagtttttatttccaatatggtaaatatctataaatataatccagataaacaaaaacgctttagagagatcctcaatcatttgtaataggataaagatactgaaaacaaaagttggaGAACCACTGTTATAGGGagttaaaaagagaatgagaagagagaaaaatggagacccctgagtcttcctgagtttagccacaaagggaaaaagagacatagtgtaatattctctttataatgtaatgttctctgttgaggttttcttggggtctctgggagcagccttcctttcaatcCAGGAGTCACCACATGAGTAGTCAGGAGTTAAAgaccaaatcctttattgttaccttcaaagtcttgtctccttcacttggggctcggctaatttttctggaggcctagctctctccttggttccgagaatTCCTGCTCCCGCCTGctttctctgccctctgaatctccccgactaggagctgaggctcctagcttatatatgccccacactgagtacatcactaggaaaccattatttgttgtaggatgaaatcaatgctaaactacatttaaccactgtctcctcaattccacttagtatcttgtttcaagttctgacccataacatctccctgTAGGATTAAaacaatcatactgaaccatgctaaattagataactattgtctctatcaattgcactgacttagtaccttgtaaga harbors:
- the LOC127542786 gene encoding olfactory receptor 13H1-like: MNYQETVNHSKVTEFILVGLSQQPASQIALFWTLLIVYLVTLLGNSAIIVAVWGEPQLHTPMYFFLSNLSFLDLLFSTSTVPLIMMNALWDFPTISYNDCFTQLAFRAFLALTECFLLAIMAYDRFVAISTPLRYSVIMNVRVCRGLASASWTVALLVTVIPVLTVPVSFCGRNAINHFSCEVQAIFKLLCSDTTLLESLMMASATISMPVPLAFILTSYLRILVAVFRIRPTKARLKAFSTCGSHLTTVIIYFGTLIYIYLKPQNKEAQDQDKIFSIFYAAVTPMLNPLIYTLRNKDMKSALRKVTLRTKSWWKIS